One genomic region from Glaciimonas sp. PAMC28666 encodes:
- a CDS encoding glycoside hydrolase family 99-like domain-containing protein, with product MTGLSAMAAPAPSDDYQIGVFYFPGWKNHQPHAPADSPWDRLKAYPDKEPALGWYDEGAANVMGRQIDWMNNYGISYVVFDWYFGVGDHVYLEHALAAFMRAPNRGNLKFSILWANHDGMPKSYDDWLMMVRYWVKYYFPRPEFMRIDGKPVVYIFSADELKKQAESFGSTSKELLDRAQAVAREGGLEGIYFVAGSGANVPMISSYAKTSGYAAFSAYNYHQGPDRPAQSHSYIELDRGYREHWQRFSDRGNLPLIVPMTSGWDKRPWGGSDDAEHDKSMSTPQEFKSHLEAAKNFMDAHVALTHRMGVICCWNEYGEGSFIEPTKKMGFSYLEQIQQVFGETRTVRSNKSE from the coding sequence ATGACGGGACTTAGCGCGATGGCGGCTCCCGCTCCGAGCGACGATTATCAAATTGGTGTTTTCTATTTTCCCGGCTGGAAGAACCATCAACCGCATGCTCCGGCAGACTCTCCGTGGGACCGGTTAAAAGCTTATCCGGATAAGGAACCCGCTCTGGGCTGGTACGACGAAGGTGCCGCAAATGTGATGGGCCGGCAAATTGACTGGATGAATAATTATGGCATCAGTTATGTGGTTTTTGATTGGTATTTCGGGGTCGGTGACCACGTCTATCTGGAGCACGCATTGGCGGCATTTATGCGCGCCCCGAACCGCGGTAATTTAAAATTTTCTATATTGTGGGCAAATCATGATGGCATGCCGAAGAGCTATGACGATTGGCTAATGATGGTGCGGTATTGGGTCAAGTATTACTTCCCTCGACCTGAGTTTATGCGGATTGATGGTAAACCGGTGGTGTATATATTTTCTGCTGACGAGCTAAAAAAACAGGCTGAATCCTTTGGTAGCACATCGAAGGAATTGCTCGACAGGGCGCAGGCAGTTGCACGCGAGGGTGGCTTGGAAGGAATTTATTTTGTCGCTGGCTCAGGCGCAAATGTACCAATGATCAGCTCCTACGCAAAAACATCTGGTTATGCTGCATTTTCGGCCTATAACTATCACCAGGGGCCAGATCGTCCTGCGCAGTCGCATAGCTATATTGAACTTGATCGCGGCTATCGAGAGCATTGGCAGCGATTTTCCGATAGAGGAAACCTACCTCTGATTGTACCGATGACGTCGGGTTGGGATAAGCGCCCCTGGGGAGGGAGCGACGACGCGGAGCATGACAAATCGATGTCAACACCCCAAGAGTTCAAAAGTCACCTTGAGGCGGCGAAAAATTTTATGGATGCGCATGTCGCATTGACGCATCGGATGGGTGTCATTTGCTGCTGGAATGAGTATGGCGAGGGTTCATTTATCGAGCCAACAAAAAAAATGGGCTTTAGTTATCTTGAGCAAATACAGCAGGTTTTTGGTGAGACCAGAACCGTTAGGAGTAATAAAAGTGAGTAG
- a CDS encoding DUF1972 domain-containing protein produces MSSLVRTLRILGTRGIPAAHGGFETFAEHLALHLVAQGWRVVVYCQEDGAGSLFEDVWEGVERIRIPVSQTGSKGTVIFDWKATVHAAKFGDLCLTLGYNTAIFCGLLRLKGIPNLINMDGIEWSRIKWGRCAKIWFWLNDWLGCWLGNHLVADHPQIKAHLQSRVAASKITTIPYGADSVTAAPLEPVHALGLEPGRFLTVIARAEPENSILEIVQGFSLKPRGYQLVVLGNFEQNNAYHQSVLSAASGEVKFVGAIYDKAIVQALRFHSAVCVHGHQVGGTNPSLVEAMGAGNPVVAHDNRFNRWVAGNGAVYFYGAEDFSRVMDELLVSPSTLADLRQHGLSRFHELFTWPDVLMQYERLLERFLPMANSSAEAPLEKTEKGSLLPKNKNQ; encoded by the coding sequence GTGAGTAGTCTGGTTCGGACCCTACGTATACTTGGCACGCGCGGGATACCCGCTGCGCATGGTGGTTTTGAAACTTTTGCCGAGCACCTGGCGCTACATCTGGTGGCGCAAGGTTGGCGCGTCGTTGTTTATTGCCAGGAAGATGGCGCTGGCTCATTATTCGAAGATGTTTGGGAAGGCGTAGAGCGCATACGTATTCCTGTGTCACAAACTGGATCGAAAGGCACCGTCATTTTTGACTGGAAAGCCACGGTTCACGCTGCGAAGTTTGGCGATTTGTGTCTGACGCTTGGTTATAATACGGCGATATTTTGCGGGCTGTTGCGGCTGAAGGGCATTCCGAACCTTATTAATATGGACGGCATCGAATGGTCGAGAATAAAGTGGGGCAGGTGTGCCAAAATCTGGTTCTGGCTTAACGATTGGCTTGGTTGCTGGCTAGGTAACCATCTGGTCGCAGACCACCCACAAATTAAAGCCCATTTGCAATCGCGGGTCGCAGCTAGCAAGATCACCACCATACCTTATGGCGCCGATAGCGTCACTGCCGCGCCTCTTGAGCCTGTTCATGCGTTGGGGCTAGAGCCGGGGCGCTTTTTGACAGTGATTGCCAGGGCGGAGCCTGAGAATTCTATTTTAGAGATAGTCCAGGGTTTCTCGCTAAAACCCCGTGGATATCAATTGGTGGTGCTTGGCAATTTCGAACAAAATAACGCCTATCATCAGTCGGTCTTATCTGCTGCTAGTGGCGAAGTCAAATTCGTCGGCGCAATTTATGATAAGGCGATAGTTCAGGCTTTGCGTTTTCATAGTGCAGTCTGCGTGCATGGTCATCAGGTGGGGGGAACAAATCCATCATTGGTTGAGGCGATGGGCGCTGGCAACCCAGTCGTAGCTCACGACAATCGTTTCAATCGTTGGGTGGCTGGAAATGGGGCGGTTTATTTCTACGGAGCGGAGGACTTTTCGCGTGTGATGGACGAGCTGCTAGTCAGTCCGTCAACCTTGGCGGACCTGCGTCAGCACGGACTAAGTCGTTTTCATGAGTTGTTCACGTGGCCAGATGTTTTGATGCAGTACGAACGATTGCTCGAGCGCTTTCTTCCCATGGCGAATTCGTCAGCGGAGGCGCCCTTAGAAAAAACGGAGAAAGGCAGTTTGTTGCCGAAAAATAAGAACCAATAG
- a CDS encoding oligosaccharide flippase family protein has product MSNSIRPASFWSFINSFATRGLSFAFFIPLTRKLGPAPLGVMAMAIAVGVFLDAVIDLGLSDQFVRHQDAKDQKFFSTVFWAQVIAAGVLGLAIALLAPLAAHAMHEPGLVLALRAVALASFVTAIGLSPVSWLRRGLEYRAIAIRNVSATFLGGVVGIYLAWNGFGLLAVLSLHVINAITGTIVAVLSAGWRPSLVFSLSSLKQVGGIAANTFFTRVLEAGVSRLDQIAVGAFFGASALGMYSLAVRLYDILFQLLCMPVASVMLPYLSVYQSKTAELRRRFLDVVQVVSLSAPPIFMLAALHASWLIGTVFGPQWLGAGPYLRIVLGMGVVQAFTFTHTVIFAASGKTSVNLGVALLSTVLWAVFLPLLPTYGVIFAAVLWAMRAAIGVPIQMFFLKNVLDMQLREYVRSLTPMFIALAGMAVVSFFIFIVGERAKINPFAVHIVSVLAGGGVFITIAVGLSSKVKDIWMGIFDTLKGQAS; this is encoded by the coding sequence TTGAGTAATTCCATCAGACCGGCCTCATTCTGGTCGTTTATCAATTCTTTCGCTACGAGGGGCCTTTCGTTTGCTTTTTTTATCCCTCTGACGCGCAAGCTTGGTCCCGCTCCACTCGGTGTGATGGCAATGGCTATAGCGGTTGGTGTATTTCTCGATGCTGTCATTGATTTAGGACTGAGCGATCAATTCGTGCGTCACCAAGACGCAAAAGATCAGAAATTTTTTAGTACAGTGTTCTGGGCGCAAGTAATTGCAGCAGGCGTCCTGGGACTTGCAATCGCTTTGCTAGCCCCACTGGCAGCCCACGCCATGCATGAACCGGGGCTGGTTTTGGCACTGCGTGCTGTAGCACTTGCCAGTTTTGTGACGGCCATCGGCTTGTCACCTGTTTCCTGGCTGCGGCGAGGACTCGAGTATCGGGCTATCGCTATACGTAATGTATCGGCGACGTTTTTGGGAGGCGTGGTCGGTATCTATCTGGCCTGGAACGGATTCGGTTTGCTGGCCGTACTATCGCTACACGTCATTAATGCCATTACTGGAACAATTGTAGCGGTCCTCAGTGCCGGATGGAGACCTTCGTTGGTCTTTTCACTATCCAGTTTGAAACAGGTCGGTGGAATTGCTGCAAATACTTTTTTTACCAGAGTCCTTGAAGCGGGAGTGAGCCGCCTGGATCAAATTGCGGTGGGTGCTTTTTTCGGCGCGTCCGCTTTAGGAATGTATTCACTCGCGGTCCGACTTTACGATATTTTATTTCAACTTTTATGTATGCCCGTGGCTTCGGTAATGCTGCCATATCTGTCAGTTTATCAATCTAAAACTGCAGAGCTTCGGCGGCGTTTCCTCGATGTGGTACAGGTCGTCTCCCTGTCTGCGCCGCCAATTTTCATGCTTGCGGCACTTCATGCCTCTTGGTTGATAGGAACCGTGTTCGGCCCGCAGTGGTTGGGTGCGGGTCCTTATCTGCGGATCGTCCTGGGCATGGGTGTGGTTCAGGCATTTACGTTTACGCACACAGTCATTTTCGCGGCGTCTGGCAAAACCTCTGTCAATCTTGGTGTCGCGCTATTAAGTACCGTTCTTTGGGCCGTTTTCCTTCCTTTATTGCCAACCTATGGTGTTATTTTTGCAGCCGTACTATGGGCAATGCGGGCCGCCATAGGGGTTCCCATTCAGATGTTTTTTTTGAAAAACGTGCTTGATATGCAGTTGCGCGAATACGTACGCAGCCTTACACCCATGTTCATTGCTTTGGCTGGAATGGCGGTAGTGAGCTTCTTCATCTTTATCGTCGGAGAGCGGGCTAAAATCAATCCGTTTGCGGTGCACATTGTTTCAGTTTTGGCGGGAGGCGGTGTATTTATCACTATCGCAGTCGGTCTTTCTTCTAAGGTGAAAGACATTTGGATGGGCATTTTTGATACCCTAAAAGGACAAGCGTCGTGA
- a CDS encoding glycosyltransferase family 4 protein, translating into MKINFLLPTPGQHPVGGYKVVYEYANGLVARGHEVTVTHQMILIPGATALRQRVRYAKSRLKRDWLPTDWFKVDPRVQMRLVLDMTPASLGRADALIATAWETAEIAVKQPASCGKKFYLIQHFEEWSGDRDRVLATWRLPLQKIVIADWLRQFAASEGQTVHYIPNGVDFSAFGTDVPALSRDPHTVIMLYHNFDWKGSCDGLAALRAVKASVPDLKVILFGVPAEPPDMEPWFEYHRLPSQVLLRSLYNRAAIFLSPSWAEGWPLPPAEAMLCSAATVLTDIGGHREYGIEGETTQYGQPRLSASLVPPLLRLLTDTPARVAQTRQAHRHITQFTWDVAVSRFDAALHN; encoded by the coding sequence GTGAAAATTAATTTTCTTCTTCCCACACCGGGTCAGCATCCGGTGGGCGGCTACAAGGTCGTCTATGAGTATGCGAACGGCCTGGTTGCGCGGGGACATGAGGTTACCGTGACGCACCAGATGATTTTGATCCCGGGCGCAACGGCACTCCGACAACGTGTGCGTTATGCCAAGTCGAGACTGAAGCGCGACTGGCTTCCCACTGACTGGTTTAAGGTTGATCCACGGGTACAGATGCGGTTGGTTCTCGACATGACGCCGGCCTCTCTCGGCAGAGCGGATGCACTCATTGCCACTGCATGGGAAACCGCAGAAATCGCTGTGAAACAACCTGCCAGCTGCGGCAAAAAATTCTATCTCATTCAGCACTTTGAGGAGTGGAGTGGCGACCGAGATCGCGTTCTTGCTACCTGGCGGCTTCCTTTACAAAAGATTGTCATCGCCGACTGGTTGCGGCAATTCGCTGCCAGTGAGGGACAGACCGTGCATTACATCCCTAACGGCGTTGATTTTTCCGCTTTCGGTACAGACGTTCCTGCACTGTCCCGCGACCCTCATACCGTCATCATGCTGTATCACAACTTCGATTGGAAAGGTTCTTGCGATGGATTGGCCGCGTTGCGCGCAGTCAAGGCCAGCGTTCCTGACCTTAAAGTGATTCTCTTCGGCGTACCGGCCGAACCGCCAGATATGGAGCCGTGGTTTGAATATCATAGGCTCCCGTCGCAGGTGCTACTGCGCAGCTTGTACAACCGCGCTGCGATATTTCTTTCGCCGTCCTGGGCTGAGGGATGGCCTTTGCCGCCTGCCGAAGCGATGCTATGTAGTGCCGCAACGGTGTTGACCGATATTGGTGGACATCGCGAATATGGCATTGAGGGTGAAACAACGCAATATGGTCAGCCCCGTCTATCGGCCTCGCTAGTCCCGCCGTTATTACGTTTGCTCACAGATACCCCGGCGCGAGTTGCGCAAACCCGGCAGGCGCATCGCCACATTACCCAATTTACGTGGGACGTTGCAGTTTCCCGTTTTGACGCTGCTTTGCATAACTGA
- a CDS encoding glycosyltransferase family 1 protein yields MKTRVGIDFHVLDGKFQGSRTHVLELFSRVIAQSPDIDFYLFLDKPETLANWSSAFSGANVQCIKMPHANPVKRLYWQLPRLARQYRLDILHTQYVLPWPLRCLGMVTIHDVLFESHPEYFERIFVLRSRVLMRLAAKHAAHLFTVSEFSRSEIVRLYGVSESRISVVLNGVDLSRFKPGTEGRQLLFARGLVSGNYILSVGRLEPRKNHRSLLEAYALIKGDVPNLVLIGHRDFGFDVVFSTIARLGLGDRVRVLEDVADAELPVLYRHARLFVYPAFAEGFGMPPLEAMAAGIPVIASNTTAIPEVVGEAGLLVAPDDIDGLAQAMQRLLNDPLEHARLTLVARERAQLFNWDQPAHQVRERYLLAIKDLEGTEVCAC; encoded by the coding sequence ATGAAAACTAGAGTCGGGATCGATTTCCATGTCCTTGACGGCAAATTCCAGGGTTCCCGTACGCACGTATTAGAATTATTTTCTCGTGTCATTGCACAGTCGCCAGACATTGATTTTTATTTGTTTTTGGATAAACCGGAGACGCTAGCGAATTGGTCGTCGGCCTTTTCTGGCGCTAACGTGCAGTGTATCAAGATGCCGCACGCCAATCCGGTGAAGCGACTTTACTGGCAACTGCCACGGCTGGCCCGTCAATATAGACTGGATATTCTCCATACACAGTACGTTCTTCCATGGCCTTTACGTTGTCTTGGAATGGTGACGATTCACGACGTCTTGTTCGAATCTCATCCTGAATATTTTGAGCGGATATTTGTGTTGCGCTCTCGTGTGTTAATGCGCCTGGCTGCAAAGCATGCAGCGCACCTGTTTACGGTAAGCGAATTTTCGCGCTCTGAAATTGTACGGTTATACGGGGTTTCTGAAAGTCGCATTTCGGTAGTGCTAAATGGCGTTGACCTATCACGCTTTAAGCCCGGTACTGAGGGCCGACAATTGCTGTTCGCGCGCGGCCTTGTTTCAGGAAATTATATTCTTTCAGTCGGTCGTCTTGAGCCGCGTAAGAACCATCGGAGTTTACTGGAAGCGTATGCGCTGATAAAGGGAGACGTACCGAATTTAGTGCTGATTGGACACCGGGATTTCGGATTCGACGTCGTCTTCTCGACGATCGCGCGCCTGGGTCTTGGTGACCGCGTACGCGTTCTTGAAGATGTTGCTGACGCCGAACTTCCCGTTCTGTATCGGCATGCGCGGCTGTTTGTGTATCCTGCCTTTGCGGAAGGATTCGGCATGCCGCCGCTGGAAGCAATGGCTGCAGGAATACCTGTCATCGCCAGCAATACAACGGCGATCCCCGAGGTCGTCGGTGAAGCCGGTTTGTTGGTTGCACCGGATGATATCGATGGATTGGCGCAAGCCATGCAGCGCCTTCTCAACGATCCGCTTGAACATGCGCGGCTTACTTTGGTCGCTCGCGAACGGGCGCAGTTATTCAATTGGGATCAGCCCGCACATCAAGTGCGAGAGCGTTATTTATTAGCAATAAAAGATTTGGAAGGTACTGAAGTATGCGCATGCTAG
- a CDS encoding glycosyltransferase family 2 protein — translation MGIRLAVIIKALNEERHIARAIESAIAAVSSYSGQVILADSGSTDGTIAIASGYPIKIVQLEDTSERSCGVGAQMGYQFLNVDYVYLLDGDMALTSSFLTYAVDILEHSPSLAGVGGMVEELGGGNYEFNVRKEEQDGRFAGRQESLDMGGLYRVEAIKKINYLTNRNLHSYEEKELGQRLTQAGYFLERIAEPAIKHYGKTEDSLQLLFRRWETRHIDGPGEWMRAVWRTPHFFSVAMKFRQFWVIFIGWLSFAMSLALVYRSSLFLAVTLFAHGVLLLRLAFKRKSFGLACTGFIHLQFYTAGMIRGLFRKQVNPSQWINANVRDGSVS, via the coding sequence ATGGGTATCCGCCTGGCTGTGATTATTAAAGCGTTGAACGAAGAGCGCCATATTGCACGCGCGATCGAGTCCGCAATCGCTGCAGTATCATCCTATTCAGGTCAGGTCATTCTGGCGGACAGCGGCTCCACGGATGGAACGATCGCTATTGCGAGCGGCTATCCGATAAAGATCGTTCAGCTCGAGGACACATCCGAAAGGTCCTGTGGTGTTGGTGCACAGATGGGATATCAGTTCCTGAACGTTGATTATGTCTACCTTCTGGACGGTGATATGGCACTGACAAGCAGTTTTTTGACGTATGCTGTTGATATCCTGGAGCACAGTCCCAGCCTTGCAGGAGTTGGCGGGATGGTCGAGGAATTAGGCGGGGGGAATTATGAATTCAACGTCAGAAAAGAAGAACAAGACGGTCGGTTCGCAGGGAGGCAGGAGTCGCTGGATATGGGTGGGCTTTATCGCGTAGAAGCTATAAAGAAAATCAATTATCTGACTAACAGAAACCTCCACTCATATGAAGAAAAAGAACTTGGGCAGCGTCTAACCCAGGCTGGATATTTTTTAGAGCGAATTGCGGAACCGGCAATCAAACATTATGGCAAAACCGAAGATTCCTTGCAGTTATTGTTTCGTCGCTGGGAAACCCGGCACATAGATGGTCCTGGTGAATGGATGCGAGCGGTATGGCGAACACCACATTTTTTTTCGGTAGCAATGAAATTTAGGCAGTTCTGGGTAATCTTCATTGGCTGGCTCTCGTTCGCAATGTCCTTAGCGCTTGTCTATCGTTCTTCGCTTTTCCTGGCTGTGACATTATTTGCGCATGGTGTTCTGCTTCTGCGTTTGGCGTTCAAAAGAAAATCATTCGGGTTGGCATGCACGGGGTTCATCCACTTGCAGTTCTATACTGCTGGCATGATTCGGGGGCTTTTTCGAAAACAGGTTAATCCGTCGCAATGGATTAACGCGAATGTTCGGGATGGATCTGTTTCATGA
- a CDS encoding glycosyltransferase family 2 protein gives MNTEQPLISVPVAVVILNWNGWQDTISCLDSLIPGLPSGSRVIVCDNASTNDSVVHIHRWADDLSDSAIHPTFVTARAERPIRWVEYDRAKAEAGGASDDPSLVLINTGGNLGFAGGNNVGIRYALAQNYNFIWLLNNDTVVNATSLSGLLSRMQGNPQIGMCGSTLAYFDQPDVVQALGGSRFDFKSGKGAHIGLGETLSGTRDPQMIERSLDYVAGASMMVSRAFLNEVGLMCEDYFLYFEEIDWAMRAKGKFDLAWASTSVILHKEGASIGSSQRSRPSATSLQYLYRNRLRFADRHTPQHFWSVWRSICFEAAVYLKRCDFEAAKIIFRALIQRRFDGEGTL, from the coding sequence ATGAATACAGAGCAACCATTGATTTCAGTGCCGGTAGCTGTAGTGATTCTGAATTGGAACGGATGGCAGGACACAATCTCTTGCCTCGACAGCCTCATTCCTGGTTTGCCCTCAGGGTCTCGTGTGATCGTCTGTGACAATGCCTCCACCAATGATTCGGTGGTACATATTCATCGCTGGGCTGACGATTTGAGTGATAGCGCCATACACCCGACTTTTGTCACCGCACGTGCCGAGCGGCCTATACGCTGGGTTGAGTATGACAGAGCAAAGGCCGAGGCGGGTGGCGCTTCAGATGATCCATCATTGGTGCTGATCAATACCGGTGGAAATTTAGGTTTTGCCGGTGGCAATAACGTCGGCATTCGCTATGCTCTTGCCCAAAATTATAACTTCATCTGGCTATTGAATAACGATACGGTCGTCAACGCGACCTCGCTTTCCGGATTGTTGTCGCGTATGCAGGGTAATCCTCAGATAGGCATGTGCGGCTCTACGCTGGCCTATTTCGATCAACCGGATGTGGTGCAGGCACTCGGTGGTTCACGCTTCGATTTTAAATCTGGTAAGGGTGCACATATTGGCTTGGGTGAAACGCTCTCAGGCACACGTGACCCACAAATGATTGAGCGGTCGCTCGACTACGTGGCGGGTGCCTCGATGATGGTGTCGCGCGCATTTCTGAACGAAGTAGGTTTGATGTGTGAGGATTATTTTCTCTATTTTGAGGAGATCGACTGGGCTATGCGTGCGAAGGGAAAATTTGACCTTGCGTGGGCTTCTACAAGTGTCATCCTGCATAAGGAAGGCGCCTCTATCGGTTCCAGCCAACGGTCACGTCCTTCCGCCACGTCCTTGCAATATCTGTATCGCAATCGACTGCGTTTTGCCGATCGCCACACACCGCAACATTTCTGGAGCGTATGGCGTTCGATATGTTTCGAAGCGGCCGTGTATTTGAAGCGCTGCGACTTTGAGGCCGCAAAAATCATTTTTCGGGCATTGATTCAGCGCCGTTTCGATGGCGAGGGGACTTTGTGA
- a CDS encoding glycosyltransferase: protein MVEEFTLLDISRAWHSRLKRLPRILFNSLYVATRDVDPIKLDLLVEAARIADVNAIFLDGLFGGKLALALSARLQIPLFYRSHNVEHTYLRQQSRVAKSFRSKLIHWLACRNIAAFERQIIARSSLVFDISIEDMTYWKSQGFDNVVWVPPICDPLPLSLSPLKKRDVAFLGNLFMPNNVQGLRWLLESVWPLVILKSAGATLRVAGSNPVDEITQACANATNVELVSNVRVVSDVYDAALVMVNPVLVGSGVNMKALEFLDTGKPVISTSQGVKGLPVEHKALFQLADSASDFASAIVEALNNYSDAVSKSRLPECYRPEAITTVIKMMSVVISSFKSAQSLGIADIESQRK, encoded by the coding sequence ATGGTAGAAGAATTCACGCTCCTCGATATATCAAGGGCCTGGCATTCAAGGTTAAAACGGCTGCCTCGGATATTGTTCAATTCGCTTTACGTCGCGACCAGAGATGTTGATCCGATCAAACTTGATCTCTTGGTTGAAGCAGCCAGAATTGCAGACGTTAATGCAATTTTTTTGGACGGTCTGTTTGGTGGAAAACTGGCGCTTGCGCTGTCCGCCAGGCTCCAGATTCCACTATTCTATCGCTCACATAATGTTGAGCATACCTACTTACGTCAGCAAAGTCGGGTGGCAAAAAGTTTCAGGTCGAAGCTTATCCATTGGCTAGCTTGCAGGAATATTGCAGCATTCGAGCGCCAGATCATTGCTCGCTCCTCGCTCGTTTTCGACATTTCGATTGAGGATATGACCTATTGGAAATCTCAAGGTTTCGATAACGTGGTCTGGGTCCCTCCTATTTGCGATCCTTTGCCTTTAAGCTTAAGTCCGTTAAAAAAGCGAGACGTTGCATTTTTGGGGAATCTTTTTATGCCCAACAATGTTCAGGGCCTGCGTTGGTTGCTTGAATCGGTATGGCCGTTGGTGATATTGAAGTCTGCGGGCGCTACCCTGCGCGTGGCAGGGTCTAATCCGGTTGATGAAATAACGCAGGCTTGTGCGAACGCAACTAACGTGGAACTTGTATCAAATGTGAGGGTAGTTTCGGACGTCTATGATGCTGCTCTTGTGATGGTAAACCCTGTGCTTGTCGGTAGTGGTGTAAATATGAAAGCGCTGGAGTTTCTCGATACAGGGAAGCCGGTAATTTCAACATCCCAAGGCGTAAAAGGCCTGCCCGTTGAGCATAAGGCTTTGTTTCAGTTGGCGGACTCAGCGTCCGACTTCGCGTCCGCTATTGTAGAGGCGCTTAACAACTATTCTGACGCGGTGAGCAAAAGCCGACTGCCCGAGTGTTATCGACCAGAAGCCATTACTACAGTCATAAAAATGATGTCTGTCGTGATCTCGAGCTTCAAATCCGCGCAGTCTCTCGGAATCGCAGACATCGAGAGCCAAAGAAAATAA
- a CDS encoding O-antigen ligase: protein MGSTTTFKPPMPLAQRLDNPRAVRWVVLFLIFCIFLWPGYGELKVSGLPNVAPPRLIKTLLFLMLAYRFLNVGIELRRVGERISQHWVLFGILFFYHLLLILSFALDQASMVLIYGYVKEEVFTNLLLMFAVIFVVRDDDDIKSIVKALVLASIGVALIAATESFVKVNLFKSVVSNVNTALAFGDKTRDLRYRANGTFSHPLVLAQYAAVMLPLAWWLFSQPSRKKIVWLIALVGLVTCSILSVTRSGLVLLIVSAIAITLVSATRWWYRCKNGVLKMLLLTQAIGWGFLVIFSVSGWITRLIEGTTREESSSSFYRLEVLRSAIPKILSSPLIGYGPTHAMEGVGVGRMGNIIDNYFLLVGLESGIFAAMLLLVLFVVASKTAWHKFSLKQGISIHHMLAISSVIFCMFLLFVHALPELLPLFYIFLGLMASATKNKKSSIALSNPL from the coding sequence ATGGGTTCAACAACAACATTTAAACCGCCCATGCCATTGGCTCAGCGTCTTGATAATCCAAGGGCGGTGCGCTGGGTGGTTTTATTCTTAATTTTTTGTATTTTTTTGTGGCCCGGATACGGCGAATTAAAAGTATCTGGCCTACCAAATGTGGCGCCGCCGCGTCTTATAAAAACATTGTTGTTTTTAATGCTGGCTTATCGATTCCTAAATGTGGGAATCGAATTACGTCGGGTAGGAGAGCGTATCTCGCAGCATTGGGTACTGTTTGGAATACTCTTTTTTTATCATCTTTTGCTAATATTATCATTTGCCCTGGATCAAGCTTCCATGGTTTTGATTTACGGCTACGTTAAAGAAGAAGTTTTCACCAATCTTTTATTGATGTTTGCTGTCATTTTTGTGGTTCGCGATGACGACGATATCAAATCGATTGTAAAAGCCCTGGTTCTCGCGAGTATCGGCGTTGCTCTGATCGCAGCGACAGAATCGTTCGTAAAAGTAAATTTATTTAAATCAGTTGTCTCGAATGTCAACACCGCTTTAGCGTTCGGCGATAAAACCCGTGACTTGCGCTATCGTGCAAACGGCACATTCTCGCATCCGCTCGTCCTCGCCCAATACGCAGCTGTGATGCTTCCCCTTGCGTGGTGGTTATTCAGTCAGCCCTCCAGGAAAAAAATAGTATGGCTCATTGCGCTAGTTGGTTTGGTGACCTGTTCAATACTTTCCGTCACGCGCTCTGGTCTGGTTCTCCTGATTGTTTCAGCAATTGCCATCACCTTGGTCAGCGCAACGAGATGGTGGTACAGATGTAAAAATGGCGTGTTGAAAATGCTGCTATTAACGCAGGCGATTGGCTGGGGATTTCTTGTTATTTTTAGCGTTAGTGGTTGGATAACACGCTTGATAGAAGGAACCACACGCGAAGAAAGTAGCAGCTCCTTTTATCGACTTGAAGTATTACGGTCTGCCATTCCGAAGATTTTATCGTCACCTTTGATTGGTTACGGCCCTACGCATGCTATGGAAGGGGTCGGCGTAGGGAGGATGGGAAATATTATTGATAATTATTTTCTACTGGTGGGATTGGAAAGCGGGATATTTGCCGCGATGTTGCTATTGGTTTTATTCGTGGTGGCCTCTAAAACTGCATGGCATAAGTTCTCTTTGAAACAAGGTATTAGCATTCACCATATGCTGGCAATTTCAAGCGTCATTTTTTGTATGTTTTTATTATTTGTGCATGCATTGCCCGAGCTATTACCCTTATTTTATATTTTCCTCGGATTGATGGCCTCGGCGACGAAGAATAAAAAATCTTCAATTGCATTGAGCAATCCGTTATGA